A single genomic interval of Vicinamibacterales bacterium harbors:
- a CDS encoding YidB family protein produces MGFLDALLKQGPAIAQMAAANPQVVKAALSLLSSRDTSVGGSGGLAGLVGAFQQKGLGDMVSSWISTGPNPPVTGSQLEHVMGADALGQFAQAAGVSPASAGGALASVLPGLIDHLTPQGTMPQGNALEDAIGSLLGSLGR; encoded by the coding sequence ATGGGTTTCCTCGACGCACTCCTCAAGCAAGGTCCCGCCATCGCGCAGATGGCGGCTGCCAATCCTCAGGTCGTCAAGGCGGCGCTGTCGCTCCTCAGCTCTCGCGACACCTCCGTCGGTGGCTCGGGCGGACTTGCCGGTCTGGTCGGAGCTTTCCAGCAGAAGGGACTCGGCGATATGGTGTCCTCCTGGATCTCGACCGGCCCGAATCCGCCGGTCACCGGTTCTCAACTCGAGCATGTCATGGGCGCGGACGCGCTGGGGCAGTTCGCACAGGCGGCTGGGGTCTCGCCGGCGTCCGCCGGCGGCGCGCTGGCGTCCGTGCTTCCCGGCCTGATCGATCACCTGACGCCGCAGGGCACGATGCCGCAGGGCAACGCCCTCGAAGACGCGATCGGATCGCTGCTCGGATCACTCGGCCGGTAA
- a CDS encoding LysM peptidoglycan-binding domain-containing protein, with amino-acid sequence MALADKYGDVLGLAQQLGVKNGNWKEEGGKIQMWGTTTYQLEANLLWDKIKEHAGWESEVAADIKAENSDIYGIYEVKSGDTLSKLAKSFLGDANRYMDIFNANTGQLKDPNQIRVGQKLTIPNR; translated from the coding sequence ATGGCACTGGCTGACAAGTACGGAGACGTGCTCGGGCTCGCGCAACAACTGGGCGTGAAGAACGGCAACTGGAAGGAAGAGGGCGGAAAGATCCAGATGTGGGGGACGACCACCTACCAGCTCGAGGCGAACCTGCTCTGGGACAAGATCAAGGAGCACGCCGGCTGGGAGAGCGAAGTCGCGGCCGACATCAAGGCCGAGAACAGCGACATCTACGGTATCTACGAGGTGAAGTCGGGCGATACCCTGTCGAAGCTCGCAAAGAGCTTCCTGGGCGACGCCAACCGGTACATGGACATCTTCAATGCCAATACGGGCCAGTTGAAGGATCCGAATCAGATCCGGGTCGGCCAGAAGCTGACCATTCCCAACCGGTAG
- a CDS encoding glucoamylase family protein: protein MAFRQQNTRDNAHSWRDALTHRADLSVTLSSEKPPLRAELFSREQMAQHGKVLAAAHRLGGRRGSNELLARLAENETLLVAVRSLLTEAVNTDRRITPAGEWLLDNFYLIEEQIRTARRHLPAGYSRELPRLTDGPSAGLPRVYDIALETISHGDGRLDTDGLGGFVSVYQTITPLTIGELWAIPIMLRLALLENLRRVAARIGADRVNRNRADLWADQMTAIAEKDPKSLILSIADMARSDPPMVGSFVAEFVRRLQGKGPALALPLTWIEQRLSEDGLTIEQLVQAENQQQAADQVSISNSISSLRFLGAADWRDFVEARSVVEQVLREDPAGVYPLMDFATRDQYRHVVERTARRNGRAEGDVARHAVDLARAAAAGADPVARATHVGFYLVGKGLSQLHRAVRSRFSIPETVRQVCLSHPLTLYLGGIGALTVVTTAALMVEARGALVNDWLFGLFGLILLFCIGQVAVALVNAVATRLATPRALPKMDLSEGIPLASRTLVVVPTLITSEQNVEHLVEALEVRFLGNRDDHVAFGLLTDLVDASQEVLPEDETLVALAAQRIDELNEKYGGPFFLFHRARRWNPGERVWMGYERKRGKLADLNALLRGRSNGNFARVVGNTGILRQVKYVITLDADTQLPRDAARLLVGAMMHPLNRPHYDEREQRVTEGYGILQPRVAVSLSGASRSQYARLMASEPGIDPYTRVVSDVYQDLFGEGSFIGKGIYDVDAFDRAVGDRFPDNRILSHDLLEGCYARAGLLTDVQVYEEYPIRYEEDVRRRYRWIRGDWQLWRWLFPAVPGRDGRHTRNPLPALGRWKLLDNLRRSLVPAALVGLFFFAWAALAPVWGWTVAGVGCLLLPALVTWLPGLVRKPDDVPLVAHLEGNARSLGRQVTQAMLMLACLPYEACFSLSAVLRTSVRLLVTRRRLLEWTPSGVRAHRAREGVVGAWERMWIGTALAVGACVYLWLARPAALAAAAPILLLWLAAPALTWQISRPITRRGARLTMDQLRFLRGVSRRTWGFFDTYVGPDDHWLPPDNYQESPAPGLAHRTSPTNMGLALLANLSAYDFGYISAGRLVDRTVRAFQAMSAMERHRGHFYNWYDTLSLAPLEPRYISTVDSGNLAGHLLTLRPGLLALVGDQILTTRTFQGLRATFALAADTHRGAPTTAMTRLRKAFDVACEAAPITIEEGRLTLERLAAESRALAAALASSPGHAASRWASAAADQCRDALGDLEYLAPFATAPASGKAPGRVPEFNSIPTLGELAALDGEWAGPARTRVAAINRLAAQAIDLAEMEWSFLFDQTRQLLSIGYNVAERRRDSSYYDLLASEARLCTFVAIAQGHLPQESWFALGRLLTTAAGEPVLLSWSGSMFEYLMPLVVMPGYDDTLLDQTCKAAVKRQVEYGRHRGVPWGISESGYNLLDARLTYQYRAFGVPGLGLKRGLAADLVVAPYASALALMVAPEEACSNLQRLAAEGFEGDLGFYEAIDYTPTRLPRGDSHAVVRSYMAHHQGMTFLSLAHLLLDRRMQERFASDPAFQATALLLQERIPRATALYLPPTPAADARTAPTGAHVEVRSFSGPDTPNPEVQLLSNGRYHVVVTNAGGGYSRWKDLAVTRWREDATADNWGAFCYIRDVSDGAFWSTAHQPTLQPFDRFEAVFSEARAEFRSKSHQIESYTEIAVSPEDDVELRRLHLTNCGRTRRTIEVTSYAEVALASPAAEALHPAFSNLFVQTEVVPDQRAILCTRRPRSRDESSPWMFHLLAAHGAAAGGALSYETDRLRFLGRGRTAADPCAMREPGPLSGTEGSVLDPIVSVRGRYGLDPDETITIDIVSGMADTRTACLGLVGKYQDRRLANRVFALASTHAHVVLRQLNASEADAQLYCRLAGSIIYGNPSLRADPAVLAANRRGQSGLWGYSVSGDLPIVLLQIGDAANIELVRQLVQAHAYWRLKGLAVDLVIWNEDRAGYRQALQEQIVGLIAAGVETNAPVRPGAIFVRPAEQISNEDRILFQSVARAIISDSRGSLAEQIDGRPADPLPARFTAARSRRGSVPDPVLPPRDDLVFCNGLGGFTPDGHEYVVTTGLGAVTPAPWVNVLANPGFGTVISESGSAYSWSENAHEFRLTPWHNDSVTDATGEAFYLRDEESGRFWSPTQLPAGGERAYTSRHGFGYSVFEHAEDGITSEYWVYVDVAASLKWLVLKVRNASGRPRRLTVTGYVEWVLGDLRGKAAAHVVTTIDPETGAVFAENAYNAEFGGRTAFFHTDDLSRRVTGDRTEFVGRNGTLRRPAAMLRSTLSGRVGGALDPCAAIQVAVDLADGEERETVFRLGAGRDRDDAARMLGRAAGADASRRALEAVWHYWSHTLGAINVETPDRALNTLANGWLLYQTMVCRLWGRSGFYQSGGAFGFRDQLQDAMALIHADAPLVRQHLLLCASRQFVEGDVQHWWHPPAGRGVRTHCSDDFLWLPMAVCRYVNATGDTGVLAEEVRFLEGRTVNPDEDSYYDLPGASEDRASLYNHCVRAIVRGLRFGVHGLPLIGSGDWNDGMNLVGVGGRGESVWLGFFLHAVLRPFADLARRRGDAAFAERCLSEAAALRVRLEETGWDGSWYRRAYFDDGSPLGSASNPECQIDSIAQSWAALSGAADPTRARTAMDAVDARLVRRDEALVRLLDPPFDTSELDPGYIKGYVPGVRENGGQYTHAAIWAAMAFAELGDARRAWEVWELINPIAHGSSPAAIETYKVEPYVVAADVYAVAPHVGRGGWTWYTGSAGWMYRLIVESLLGLRLDGDRLRIEPCLPADWTGFTVHYRYRETVYHIRVHQTPPTTGEERVTVDGRDQADMSIPLVDDHEEHRVEVLVAPAVPATL, encoded by the coding sequence GTGGCATTCCGCCAACAGAACACCCGTGACAACGCGCACTCGTGGCGCGACGCCCTGACCCATCGGGCGGACCTCTCGGTCACGCTCTCGAGCGAGAAGCCTCCGCTGCGCGCGGAACTGTTCAGCCGCGAGCAGATGGCGCAGCACGGGAAGGTGCTGGCGGCGGCGCACCGGCTCGGCGGGCGGCGTGGGTCGAACGAACTGCTGGCGCGGCTGGCCGAGAACGAAACCCTGCTCGTCGCCGTCCGCAGCCTGCTGACGGAGGCCGTCAACACCGACCGACGGATCACGCCCGCCGGCGAGTGGCTGCTCGACAACTTCTACCTGATCGAGGAACAGATTCGCACGGCGCGCCGCCACCTGCCGGCAGGGTACAGCCGTGAGCTGCCGCGCCTGACCGACGGCCCGTCGGCCGGCCTGCCGCGCGTCTATGACATCGCGCTCGAGACGATCTCGCACGGCGACGGCCGCCTCGACACTGACGGCCTCGGCGGCTTCGTCTCGGTCTACCAGACGATCACACCGCTCACGATCGGCGAACTGTGGGCCATTCCGATCATGCTGCGGCTCGCCCTGCTCGAGAACCTTCGCCGCGTCGCGGCCCGAATCGGTGCCGATCGCGTGAATCGGAACCGCGCCGACCTTTGGGCGGACCAGATGACGGCAATCGCGGAGAAGGACCCGAAGAGCCTCATCCTGTCGATCGCCGACATGGCGCGATCGGATCCACCGATGGTCGGCTCGTTCGTCGCCGAGTTCGTCCGCCGCCTCCAGGGCAAGGGCCCCGCGCTGGCACTGCCGCTCACGTGGATCGAGCAGCGGTTGTCGGAGGACGGCCTGACGATCGAGCAACTCGTGCAGGCGGAGAACCAGCAGCAGGCCGCCGATCAGGTTTCGATCAGCAACAGCATCAGCAGCCTCCGGTTTCTCGGGGCCGCCGACTGGCGCGACTTCGTCGAAGCGCGCAGCGTCGTCGAGCAGGTCCTGCGGGAGGACCCCGCCGGCGTGTATCCCTTGATGGACTTCGCCACACGGGATCAGTATCGCCACGTCGTGGAGAGAACGGCCCGGCGGAACGGCCGGGCAGAAGGCGACGTAGCCCGCCACGCGGTCGACCTCGCGCGTGCGGCCGCGGCCGGCGCCGATCCGGTGGCCAGGGCCACTCATGTCGGTTTCTACCTCGTGGGCAAGGGGCTCTCACAACTCCATCGAGCGGTTCGGTCGCGCTTCTCGATTCCCGAGACCGTGCGGCAGGTGTGCCTCAGCCATCCGCTGACGCTCTATCTCGGCGGCATCGGCGCGCTCACGGTGGTGACGACGGCGGCGCTGATGGTGGAGGCGCGGGGGGCGCTCGTCAACGACTGGCTGTTCGGGCTCTTCGGGCTCATCCTGCTGTTCTGCATTGGCCAGGTGGCGGTCGCTCTCGTGAACGCCGTGGCCACCCGTCTGGCGACCCCTCGTGCCCTGCCGAAGATGGACCTGTCGGAGGGGATTCCCCTGGCCTCGCGGACTCTGGTCGTCGTTCCCACGCTGATCACGAGCGAGCAGAACGTCGAACACCTGGTCGAGGCGTTGGAGGTGCGTTTCCTCGGCAACCGGGACGACCACGTGGCCTTCGGACTGCTGACGGACCTGGTCGACGCATCCCAGGAAGTCCTGCCCGAAGATGAAACGCTGGTTGCGCTGGCCGCGCAGCGGATCGATGAACTGAACGAGAAATACGGAGGTCCGTTCTTCCTCTTCCATCGGGCGCGGCGCTGGAACCCGGGGGAGCGGGTCTGGATGGGGTACGAGCGCAAGCGCGGGAAGCTGGCGGACTTGAATGCGCTGCTCCGCGGCCGCTCGAACGGCAACTTCGCGCGCGTCGTCGGGAACACCGGAATCCTCCGGCAGGTCAAGTACGTCATCACCCTCGATGCGGACACGCAACTGCCGCGCGACGCCGCCCGCCTGCTCGTCGGGGCGATGATGCACCCGCTCAACCGCCCGCACTACGACGAGCGCGAGCAGCGCGTGACCGAGGGGTATGGCATCCTCCAGCCCCGGGTGGCCGTCAGTCTGTCCGGCGCGAGCCGGTCCCAGTACGCGCGGTTGATGGCCAGCGAGCCTGGCATCGATCCCTACACGCGTGTCGTGTCCGATGTCTACCAGGACCTGTTCGGCGAAGGCTCCTTCATCGGCAAGGGGATCTACGACGTGGACGCGTTCGACCGTGCGGTGGGCGACCGGTTCCCGGACAACCGGATCCTCAGCCACGATCTGCTCGAAGGGTGTTACGCGAGAGCCGGACTTCTGACCGACGTGCAGGTGTACGAGGAGTACCCGATCCGCTACGAGGAAGACGTGCGCCGGCGCTATCGCTGGATCCGTGGCGACTGGCAGTTGTGGCGCTGGCTGTTCCCGGCCGTGCCCGGCCGCGATGGGCGCCACACCAGGAATCCGCTCCCCGCGTTGGGTCGGTGGAAACTCCTCGACAACCTCCGTCGCAGTCTCGTGCCCGCGGCGCTGGTTGGGCTGTTCTTCTTCGCGTGGGCGGCGTTGGCGCCCGTGTGGGGATGGACCGTCGCTGGCGTGGGCTGCCTGCTGCTCCCGGCGTTGGTCACGTGGCTTCCCGGCCTCGTGCGAAAACCTGACGACGTGCCGCTCGTCGCTCATCTCGAAGGCAACGCCCGATCGCTCGGGCGTCAGGTCACGCAGGCGATGCTGATGCTCGCGTGCCTTCCGTACGAAGCGTGCTTCAGCCTCTCCGCCGTGCTGCGCACCTCCGTGCGGCTGCTCGTCACGCGCAGGCGGCTCCTCGAATGGACGCCGTCCGGCGTTCGCGCACACCGCGCCCGCGAGGGCGTGGTCGGAGCGTGGGAGAGGATGTGGATCGGGACCGCGCTCGCCGTCGGCGCATGTGTGTACTTGTGGCTGGCCCGGCCGGCCGCTCTCGCTGCCGCTGCGCCCATCCTGCTTCTCTGGTTGGCCGCACCGGCCCTGACGTGGCAGATCAGCCGCCCGATCACGCGTCGCGGCGCGCGGCTCACGATGGACCAACTGCGGTTCCTCCGCGGCGTCTCGCGCAGGACCTGGGGTTTCTTCGACACGTACGTCGGCCCGGACGATCACTGGCTGCCACCGGACAACTACCAGGAGTCGCCAGCTCCCGGCCTGGCGCACCGCACGTCGCCGACCAACATGGGGCTGGCGCTGCTCGCCAATCTCTCGGCCTACGACTTCGGCTACATCTCCGCAGGGCGGCTCGTGGATCGTACCGTGCGCGCGTTCCAGGCGATGTCCGCGATGGAACGCCACCGAGGGCACTTCTACAACTGGTACGACACCCTCTCGCTGGCGCCGCTCGAACCGCGGTACATCTCCACGGTGGACAGCGGCAACCTGGCCGGTCATCTCCTCACGCTCAGGCCTGGCCTGCTCGCCCTCGTGGGCGATCAGATCCTGACGACGCGTACCTTTCAGGGACTGCGGGCCACATTCGCCCTCGCAGCCGACACCCACCGGGGTGCGCCGACGACCGCCATGACGCGGCTCCGGAAGGCCTTCGATGTGGCGTGCGAGGCCGCCCCGATCACGATCGAGGAGGGGAGGCTGACGCTCGAACGCCTTGCCGCGGAGAGCCGCGCCCTGGCAGCCGCGCTGGCGTCGTCTCCCGGGCATGCTGCGAGCCGGTGGGCATCGGCGGCGGCCGACCAGTGCCGGGATGCCCTGGGAGATCTCGAGTACCTGGCGCCGTTTGCGACGGCCCCCGCCTCCGGGAAGGCGCCGGGGCGCGTTCCCGAGTTCAACTCCATCCCGACGCTCGGCGAACTGGCCGCGCTCGACGGTGAGTGGGCCGGCCCCGCCAGGACGAGAGTGGCGGCCATCAACCGCCTCGCGGCGCAGGCGATCGACCTCGCGGAGATGGAATGGAGCTTCCTGTTCGACCAGACCCGGCAGCTCCTGTCCATCGGCTACAACGTTGCCGAGCGTCGGCGCGATTCGAGCTACTACGACCTGCTGGCGTCCGAGGCGCGTCTCTGCACGTTCGTCGCGATCGCACAGGGACACCTGCCGCAGGAGAGCTGGTTTGCGCTCGGCCGCCTGCTGACGACGGCGGCTGGCGAGCCGGTGCTGCTCTCGTGGAGCGGCTCGATGTTCGAGTACCTCATGCCGCTCGTGGTGATGCCCGGCTACGACGACACGTTGCTCGATCAGACCTGCAAGGCGGCCGTGAAGCGCCAGGTGGAATATGGCAGGCACCGCGGCGTGCCCTGGGGCATTTCCGAGTCGGGCTACAACCTCCTCGATGCGCGGCTCACCTATCAGTACCGCGCGTTTGGTGTGCCCGGCCTCGGCCTCAAACGCGGCCTCGCCGCCGACCTGGTCGTCGCGCCTTATGCGTCAGCCCTCGCGCTGATGGTGGCGCCCGAAGAGGCGTGCTCCAACCTGCAGCGGCTGGCGGCAGAGGGCTTCGAGGGAGACCTCGGCTTCTACGAGGCGATCGACTACACCCCGACGCGCCTGCCGCGCGGTGATTCGCACGCCGTCGTTCGCTCCTACATGGCCCATCACCAGGGGATGACGTTCCTGTCGCTGGCGCACCTGCTGCTCGACCGCCGCATGCAGGAGCGTTTCGCGTCCGACCCGGCGTTTCAGGCGACGGCGCTGCTGCTCCAGGAGCGAATCCCGCGCGCGACCGCGCTCTATTTGCCGCCGACCCCTGCGGCGGACGCCCGTACGGCGCCCACCGGCGCCCACGTCGAGGTGCGTTCGTTCAGCGGCCCAGACACGCCGAACCCCGAGGTGCAGCTGCTCTCCAACGGCCGATATCACGTCGTCGTCACGAACGCCGGCGGCGGCTACAGCCGATGGAAAGACCTGGCCGTTACTCGCTGGCGCGAGGACGCAACCGCGGACAACTGGGGCGCGTTCTGCTACATCCGGGATGTCTCGGACGGCGCCTTCTGGTCCACGGCACACCAGCCGACGCTGCAGCCATTCGATCGGTTCGAGGCGGTGTTCTCCGAGGCGCGTGCCGAGTTCCGCAGCAAGAGTCACCAGATCGAGAGCTACACCGAGATCGCCGTGTCACCGGAGGACGACGTCGAACTGCGGCGGCTGCACTTGACCAACTGCGGTCGCACGCGCCGGACGATCGAGGTGACGAGCTACGCAGAGGTCGCGCTGGCGTCCCCCGCCGCGGAGGCGCTGCACCCGGCGTTCAGCAACCTCTTCGTCCAGACGGAGGTCGTTCCCGACCAGCGAGCCATCCTCTGCACGAGGCGGCCCCGCTCGCGTGACGAATCGTCGCCCTGGATGTTCCATCTGCTGGCGGCGCACGGCGCGGCGGCCGGCGGCGCCCTCTCGTACGAGACCGATCGGTTGCGTTTCCTCGGACGCGGCCGGACGGCCGCGGATCCGTGCGCGATGCGAGAGCCGGGGCCGCTGTCGGGCACGGAGGGTTCGGTTCTCGACCCCATCGTCTCGGTTCGGGGCCGGTACGGGCTCGACCCGGACGAGACGATCACGATCGACATCGTGTCGGGCATGGCCGACACCCGCACCGCCTGCCTGGGCCTGGTCGGCAAGTACCAGGACCGACGTCTCGCCAATCGCGTCTTCGCGCTGGCGTCCACGCACGCGCACGTCGTCCTGCGGCAGTTGAACGCCAGCGAAGCGGATGCACAGCTCTACTGCCGGCTGGCAGGATCGATCATCTATGGGAACCCGTCGCTGCGCGCCGATCCCGCCGTCCTCGCCGCGAACCGGCGCGGCCAGTCCGGGTTGTGGGGCTACTCGGTCTCCGGCGATCTGCCGATCGTGCTGCTGCAGATCGGCGACGCGGCGAACATCGAGCTGGTGCGCCAGCTCGTGCAGGCCCACGCCTATTGGCGCCTGAAGGGGCTGGCGGTGGACCTCGTGATCTGGAACGAAGACCGTGCGGGATACCGGCAGGCGCTTCAGGAGCAGATCGTCGGCCTCATCGCGGCCGGCGTCGAGACGAATGCGCCGGTTCGCCCCGGCGCCATCTTCGTGCGCCCGGCCGAGCAGATCTCGAACGAGGACCGAATCCTGTTCCAGTCGGTCGCCCGAGCGATCATCTCCGACAGCCGCGGCTCGCTGGCCGAGCAGATTGACGGTCGCCCGGCAGACCCGCTGCCCGCACGATTCACGGCCGCGCGGTCCCGGCGCGGGTCGGTTCCCGATCCGGTGCTGCCGCCCCGGGACGACCTGGTGTTCTGCAACGGCTTGGGCGGCTTCACCCCGGACGGCCACGAGTACGTCGTCACGACCGGATTGGGCGCGGTGACGCCGGCACCCTGGGTGAACGTCCTGGCCAACCCCGGGTTCGGCACGGTCATCTCTGAAAGCGGCTCCGCGTACAGTTGGTCGGAGAACGCCCACGAGTTCCGCCTGACGCCGTGGCACAACGACTCGGTGACCGACGCGACCGGCGAGGCCTTCTACCTTCGCGACGAAGAGAGCGGGCGCTTCTGGTCGCCAACGCAGCTACCGGCCGGAGGTGAGCGTGCGTACACGAGCCGCCACGGATTTGGGTACAGCGTGTTCGAGCACGCTGAGGACGGCATCACCTCTGAGTACTGGGTGTACGTGGACGTCGCGGCGTCGCTGAAGTGGCTGGTGTTGAAGGTCCGCAACGCCTCAGGCCGACCGCGGCGCCTCACCGTCACCGGCTACGTGGAATGGGTCCTCGGTGACCTGCGGGGGAAGGCCGCCGCCCACGTCGTGACCACGATCGACCCCGAGACGGGCGCCGTGTTCGCCGAGAACGCGTACAACGCCGAGTTCGGCGGGCGCACGGCGTTCTTCCACACCGACGACCTGAGCCGCCGTGTGACGGGTGACCGCACGGAGTTCGTCGGACGCAATGGCACGCTCCGGCGCCCGGCCGCGATGCTGCGGTCGACGCTGTCCGGCCGCGTCGGCGGCGCGCTCGACCCGTGCGCGGCCATCCAGGTGGCAGTCGACCTGGCCGACGGAGAGGAGCGGGAGACTGTCTTCCGGCTCGGTGCGGGACGCGACCGAGACGATGCCGCGCGCATGCTCGGCCGTGCCGCGGGTGCGGACGCCTCCCGTCGCGCGCTCGAAGCGGTCTGGCACTACTGGAGCCATACGCTCGGCGCGATCAACGTGGAAACGCCCGATCGCGCACTCAATACACTGGCCAACGGCTGGCTCCTGTACCAGACGATGGTGTGCCGGCTGTGGGGGCGCAGCGGCTTCTATCAGTCTGGGGGCGCGTTCGGGTTCCGCGATCAGCTGCAGGACGCGATGGCGCTCATCCACGCCGACGCTCCGCTCGTGCGGCAACACCTGCTGTTGTGCGCGTCCAGGCAGTTCGTGGAAGGCGACGTGCAGCACTGGTGGCACCCGCCGGCGGGCCGCGGCGTCCGCACGCATTGCTCGGACGATTTCCTCTGGCTGCCGATGGCCGTCTGCCGATACGTGAACGCCACGGGGGACACGGGCGTGCTCGCCGAGGAAGTCCGCTTCCTCGAAGGCCGTACCGTGAATCCCGACGAGGATTCCTACTACGACCTGCCGGGCGCCTCCGAGGACCGGGCCAGCCTGTACAACCACTGTGTTCGAGCCATCGTCAGGGGATTGCGCTTCGGTGTCCACGGTCTGCCGCTGATTGGCTCGGGAGACTGGAACGACGGCATGAACCTGGTGGGGGTGGGCGGGCGCGGCGAGAGCGTTTGGCTGGGGTTCTTCCTCCATGCCGTGCTGAGGCCGTTCGCCGACCTGGCCCGGCGCCGCGGCGACGCCGCCTTCGCGGAGCGCTGCCTGTCGGAGGCGGCGGCGCTACGCGTGCGTCTCGAGGAGACGGGGTGGGACGGATCATGGTACCGACGCGCGTATTTCGATGACGGGTCGCCGCTCGGTTCCGCGAGCAATCCGGAGTGCCAGATCGATTCAATCGCGCAGAGTTGGGCGGCGCTCTCCGGGGCCGCAGACCCGACACGCGCCCGCACCGCGATGGACGCGGTGGACGCACGGTTGGTTCGTCGCGACGAGGCGCTCGTGCGTCTGCTCGACCCGCCGTTCGACACCTCCGAACTCGACCCGGGCTACATCAAGGGATACGTCCCCGGCGTTCGGGAGAACGGCGGGCAGTACACCCACGCGGCGATCTGGGCTGCCATGGCCTTCGCCGAACTCGGCGATGCGCGGCGCGCGTGGGAGGTGTGGGAGCTGATCAACCCGATCGCACACGGGTCATCGCCGGCCGCGATCGAGACCTACAAGGTGGAGCCCTACGTCGTGGCGGCCGACGTCTACGCCGTCGCCCCGCACGTCGGGCGCGGCGGGTGGACCTGGTACACGGGGTCGGCCGGGTGGATGTACCGGCTGATTGTCGAGTCGCTGCTTGGCCTGAGGCTCGACGGCGACCGGTTGCGGATCGAGCCGTGCCTGCCCGCGGACTGGACCGGCTTCACCGTGCACTACCGGTACCGCGAAACCGTCTATCACATCCGCGTGCACCAGACGCCGCCCACGACCGGCGAAGAGCGCGTCACCGTTGATGGGCGCGACCAAGCCGACATGTCGATCCCGCTGGTCGATGACCACGAGGAGCACCGGGTGGAGGTGCTGGTCGCGCCGGCGGTGCCGGCCACGCTGTAG
- a CDS encoding Crp/Fnr family transcriptional regulator — translation MSPFKVVAVKQAPFDVEAFLSTSGVARAVSAYSAGMVLFAQGDPAESVIYIQCGAVKLSVLSRGGREAVVGMFGPGDFIGECALAGQPLRIANATAIVDTTALVVERDEMKRALHDEHALSDRLVAHLLTRNLRVEADLVDQLFNRSEKRLARALLLLARYGKEEEPHRVLPKISQEVLAEMVGTTRSRVNFFMNKFRKLGFIEYNGSLKVNHSLLSVVLHD, via the coding sequence GTGAGCCCGTTCAAGGTGGTGGCGGTGAAACAGGCCCCGTTCGATGTCGAGGCGTTCCTCTCGACGTCAGGAGTGGCGAGAGCCGTGAGCGCATACAGCGCCGGAATGGTGCTGTTCGCTCAAGGCGACCCCGCCGAGAGCGTCATCTACATTCAGTGCGGCGCCGTGAAGTTGAGCGTCCTGTCCCGAGGCGGCCGAGAGGCGGTCGTGGGCATGTTCGGCCCCGGGGATTTCATCGGCGAGTGCGCCTTGGCCGGACAGCCACTCCGGATCGCCAACGCAACCGCCATCGTCGACACGACGGCGCTCGTCGTCGAGAGAGACGAGATGAAACGGGCGCTGCACGACGAGCACGCGCTGTCCGACCGCCTCGTCGCCCACCTGCTGACGCGCAATCTCCGCGTCGAAGCCGACCTGGTCGACCAACTGTTCAACCGGAGCGAGAAGCGCCTGGCGCGCGCGCTCCTCTTGCTGGCTCGGTACGGGAAGGAGGAGGAACCGCACCGGGTGTTGCCGAAGATCTCGCAGGAGGTCCTGGCCGAGATGGTGGGCACGACGCGGTCGCGCGTCAATTTTTTCATGAACAAGTTCAGGAAGCTCGGGTTCATCGAATACAACGGCAGCCTCAAGGTCAATCACTCCCTGCTGAGCGTCGTCCTGCACGATTGA